Proteins from one Devosia chinhatensis genomic window:
- a CDS encoding transporter substrate-binding domain-containing protein: MKKTMLAAAALLALATPSYAQETVRIATEGAYAPWNFLNDSGEPAGFEIDLGNAICEKAGLTCEWILNDWDSIIPNLLAGNYDLIMAGMSITEERLATIDFTQNYFPPDPSKFVAAPGSEFDFAALSGARIGVQSGTIQAAYAEENLADGNTIVSFATADQNMADLMAGNVDTILADGAYLEPIVTAAGGAIEFVGEEILIGGGVGAGLRKDEAELKTKIDDAITALKADGTVDALIAQWFEGQGPFFSE, encoded by the coding sequence ATGAAGAAGACTATGCTGGCAGCCGCCGCCCTCCTGGCGCTCGCGACCCCCTCCTATGCCCAGGAAACGGTCCGCATCGCCACCGAAGGCGCCTATGCCCCCTGGAACTTCCTCAACGACAGCGGCGAACCGGCCGGCTTCGAGATCGATCTGGGCAATGCCATCTGCGAAAAGGCCGGCCTCACCTGCGAATGGATACTCAACGACTGGGATTCGATCATCCCGAACCTGCTCGCCGGCAATTACGACCTGATCATGGCCGGCATGTCGATCACCGAGGAACGCCTCGCCACCATCGACTTCACCCAGAATTATTTCCCGCCCGATCCGTCCAAGTTCGTTGCCGCTCCGGGATCCGAGTTTGACTTCGCAGCCCTGTCCGGCGCCCGCATCGGCGTTCAGAGCGGCACCATCCAGGCCGCCTATGCCGAAGAAAACCTGGCCGATGGCAACACCATCGTCTCCTTTGCCACCGCCGACCAGAACATGGCCGATCTGATGGCCGGCAATGTCGATACCATCCTGGCCGATGGCGCCTATCTTGAGCCCATCGTTACCGCAGCCGGTGGCGCCATCGAGTTCGTTGGCGAGGAAATCCTGATCGGCGGCGGCGTCGGCGCCGGCCTGCGCAAGGACGAAGCCGAGCTCAAGACCAAGATCGACGACGCGATCACCGCGCTCAAGGCCGACGGCACCGTCGACGCCCTGATCGCCCAGTGGTTCGAAGGCCAGGGCCCCTTCTTCAGCGAGTAA
- a CDS encoding trimeric intracellular cation channel family protein produces the protein MLLIAFYIAITAEAMTAALAAGRRNMDWFGVCLIACVTALGGGTLRDILLDHYPLVWVENPYVLLLVCGAALLTIPLARLVDRLKWPFLLLDALGLVVFTVIGCNIGIEAGVHPIIVIVAGMVTGTAGGILRDVLCNDIPLIFQGELYATVSMITGIIYFAGLGAGVPIDLMVIASIIIGFGLRSLALVLKWEMPKFVYDRDMRK, from the coding sequence ATGCTGCTCATCGCCTTCTACATTGCCATTACCGCCGAAGCGATGACCGCTGCACTGGCGGCGGGACGGCGCAACATGGACTGGTTCGGGGTCTGCCTGATCGCCTGCGTCACGGCGCTGGGCGGAGGAACGCTGCGCGATATCCTGCTCGATCATTACCCGCTGGTCTGGGTCGAAAATCCCTATGTCCTGCTTCTGGTCTGCGGCGCGGCGCTGCTGACCATTCCGCTGGCGCGGCTGGTGGATCGGCTCAAATGGCCCTTTCTGTTGCTCGATGCACTGGGCCTCGTGGTCTTTACGGTAATCGGCTGCAATATCGGCATCGAGGCGGGCGTGCATCCGATCATCGTCATCGTCGCCGGAATGGTCACGGGGACGGCGGGCGGCATCTTACGCGACGTATTGTGCAACGACATTCCGCTGATCTTCCAGGGCGAGCTCTATGCCACCGTGTCGATGATCACCGGTATCATCTATTTTGCGGGGCTCGGCGCAGGCGTGCCGATCGACCTGATGGTTATTGCATCCATCATCATCGGATTTGGCCTGCGCTCGCTGGCGCTGGTGCTGAAGTGGGAAATGCCCAAATTCGTCTATGACCGGGACATGCGCAAATGA
- a CDS encoding YdcF family protein, which yields MFFAASKVFWLMVQPTSLVLLLVLAGIGLLIGRRRRLAVTVLGLGALVQFLVGFTSLGYVLIQPLENRFSVPATPPERVGAIIMLGGATMARPSTARQVSELNQAGDRLTTTLWLAQTYPQARIVLSGGGGFLMGETESEAETMRRFLRSFGVSEERLLLEGESRNTAENASFTRDMLESVEGDILLVTSAFHMPRSVGIYREQGIDVIAWPTDYRSAGDQGFGIDIANPNQNLETATVAIREWVGLVAYHWTGRSTALLPAP from the coding sequence ATGTTTTTTGCCGCATCCAAAGTGTTCTGGCTGATGGTGCAGCCGACGAGCCTTGTTCTGCTGCTGGTTCTGGCCGGTATCGGCCTGCTTATCGGGCGACGGCGGCGACTGGCGGTGACGGTTCTGGGCCTCGGGGCTCTAGTGCAGTTTCTCGTGGGCTTCACCAGTCTGGGCTATGTGCTGATCCAGCCGCTCGAGAACCGGTTCAGCGTGCCGGCGACGCCGCCCGAGAGGGTGGGCGCCATCATCATGCTGGGCGGCGCGACCATGGCACGGCCCAGCACGGCAAGGCAGGTGAGCGAACTCAACCAGGCGGGCGACCGGCTGACCACGACGCTGTGGCTGGCGCAGACCTATCCGCAGGCACGGATCGTGCTCAGCGGCGGTGGCGGCTTCCTGATGGGGGAGACCGAGAGCGAAGCCGAGACCATGCGACGTTTCCTGCGCAGCTTCGGGGTGTCCGAGGAGCGGCTGCTGCTGGAGGGGGAATCGCGCAACACGGCGGAAAATGCGAGCTTCACCCGGGATATGCTTGAAAGTGTCGAGGGCGATATCCTGCTGGTGACGTCGGCTTTTCACATGCCGCGTTCGGTCGGCATCTATCGCGAGCAGGGGATCGACGTGATCGCCTGGCCGACCGATTATCGCAGCGCGGGGGACCAGGGGTTCGGGATCGACATCGCCAATCCCAACCAGAACCTTGAAACCGCAACAGTGGCGATCCGCGAATGGGTCGGGCTTGTCGCCTATCACTGGACGGGCCGATCGACCGCGTTATTGCCAGCGCCTTGA
- a CDS encoding ABC transporter permease, which translates to MQGLFDDLAIMAPAVLFNIYFAAASIPIGFLLAIFLALGKASSNPLINRLSRGYIYAFRGSPLFIQFFMFYSLALSLNISVWRPLGISGFVLHPLFMGPLVLVLNTAAYTAEIFYGALRAVPRGAIEAARAYGMSRSQQFRRVVWPNLIRLAWPAYTNEVVFLFHATAIVYFALPVVGAQRDLMSTAKNLFERDFNAFLHFPVAALYFLGVSLVIFFLFGLVHKRLMRHLPVPPRLRYAPKWFR; encoded by the coding sequence ATGCAGGGCTTGTTCGACGATCTGGCCATCATGGCCCCCGCGGTGCTGTTCAACATCTACTTTGCCGCCGCCTCTATCCCCATCGGCTTCTTGCTGGCCATTTTCCTGGCCTTGGGCAAGGCCTCGTCCAACCCGCTGATCAACCGGCTGTCGCGCGGCTATATCTACGCCTTCCGCGGCTCCCCGCTCTTCATCCAGTTTTTCATGTTCTATTCGCTGGCCCTCTCGCTCAATATCAGCGTCTGGCGGCCGCTGGGCATTTCCGGCTTCGTGCTTCACCCGCTCTTCATGGGGCCGTTGGTCCTGGTCCTCAACACCGCCGCCTACACGGCCGAAATTTTCTACGGCGCCCTGCGTGCCGTGCCGCGCGGCGCCATCGAGGCTGCTCGCGCCTATGGCATGAGCCGGTCCCAGCAATTCCGCCGGGTCGTCTGGCCAAATCTTATTCGCCTCGCCTGGCCGGCCTATACCAATGAAGTGGTGTTTCTGTTCCACGCCACGGCCATCGTCTATTTCGCCCTGCCGGTAGTAGGCGCCCAGCGCGACCTGATGAGCACCGCCAAGAACCTTTTCGAGCGCGACTTCAATGCCTTCCTGCATTTCCCCGTTGCCGCGCTCTATTTCCTCGGCGTTTCGCTGGTCATCTTCTTCCTCTTCGGCCTTGTTCATAAGCGGCTGATGCGCCACCTGCCCGTGCCTCCGCGCCTGCGCTACGCCCCAAAATGGTTTCGCTGA
- a CDS encoding ABC transporter ATP-binding protein, whose protein sequence is MTQTEPAVAGASLVVELRNLHKSFGALEVLKGISFTAREGQVISLIGSSGSGKSTLLRCINMLEIPDQGDVLIDGEAIALKGSGPHRQIGDENQIRRIRSELGMVFQSFNLWAHMTVLENVMEAPLIVQKRQRSEVEAEARAMLDKVGIGAKADAYPAQLSGGQQQRAAIARALCINPRVMLFDEPTSALDPELEVEVLRVIKLLADEGRTMILVTHDMEFARSVSDRVIFLHQGLIEEEGSPDEVFGATRSARLKQFLNAASHD, encoded by the coding sequence ATGACGCAAACTGAACCCGCGGTCGCGGGGGCATCTCTGGTCGTTGAACTGCGCAATCTGCACAAGTCCTTCGGCGCGCTGGAGGTCCTCAAGGGCATCTCTTTCACGGCCCGCGAAGGTCAGGTCATCTCGCTCATCGGCTCGTCCGGCTCCGGCAAGTCGACGCTTCTGCGCTGCATCAACATGCTCGAAATTCCCGATCAGGGCGACGTCCTGATCGACGGCGAGGCCATAGCGCTCAAGGGCAGCGGCCCGCATCGCCAGATCGGCGACGAAAACCAGATCCGCCGCATCCGGTCCGAGCTGGGCATGGTGTTCCAGTCCTTCAATCTCTGGGCCCATATGACCGTGCTCGAAAACGTCATGGAAGCCCCCCTCATCGTGCAGAAGCGGCAGCGCAGCGAGGTCGAGGCCGAGGCCCGCGCCATGCTCGACAAGGTGGGCATCGGCGCCAAGGCCGACGCCTACCCGGCGCAATTGTCGGGCGGCCAGCAGCAGCGCGCCGCCATTGCCCGCGCCCTTTGCATCAATCCGCGCGTCATGCTGTTCGACGAGCCCACTTCCGCGCTCGATCCGGAGCTTGAAGTGGAAGTGCTGCGCGTCATCAAGCTGCTCGCCGATGAAGGCCGCACCATGATCCTGGTGACCCATGACATGGAATTTGCCCGCTCGGTGTCCGATCGGGTCATTTTCCTGCATCAGGGCCTGATCGAGGAAGAAGGCAGCCCCGATGAGGTGTTCGGCGCCACCCGCTCAGCCCGCCTCAAGCAGTTTCTCAATGCCGCCAGCCATGACTGA
- a CDS encoding succinylglutamate desuccinylase/aspartoacylase family protein: MTFQQHTLTLPGDAPGQSTTLHWYEIGPDTAGTKVHLQAALHADEQPGTMVLHHLLPMLREADAAGKLSARFIVFPSVNPLGLATRVLRRHIGRYDLETGGNFNRRWPDLYPQIAEAIAGKLTADAKTNIALIRTAVGTWLESQQPATAAQKLRLAVLKSAHDADIVLDLHCDDESLVHIFTSPELMPGLQDLADRMGSAATLTAEDSGGGSFDEVLPALYRKAQRAHPDHPIPMGAETATLEYRGQADVHDETGIKDAERLFNFFAGRSLIAATPPPAQPMPAATPFEATEVLRADRPGLLAYRVGLGDRVRKGDVVADIIAMDGPEAFLARTPLRAGTDGFILSRASAKYAVTGSSVAKIVGTQILPTRAGGYLLED; encoded by the coding sequence ATGACCTTTCAGCAGCATACCCTGACCCTGCCCGGCGATGCTCCCGGCCAGTCAACCACGCTCCACTGGTACGAAATCGGTCCCGACACGGCCGGTACCAAGGTTCATCTCCAGGCCGCGCTCCATGCCGACGAGCAGCCGGGCACCATGGTGCTGCATCACCTTCTCCCCATGCTGCGCGAGGCCGATGCGGCCGGCAAACTCTCCGCCCGCTTCATTGTCTTCCCCTCGGTTAATCCGCTGGGCCTCGCCACCCGCGTCCTGCGCCGCCATATCGGCCGCTACGATCTCGAGACTGGGGGAAATTTCAACCGCCGCTGGCCCGATCTCTACCCGCAGATCGCCGAAGCCATAGCCGGTAAGCTGACCGCCGACGCGAAGACTAATATTGCCCTGATCCGCACCGCCGTCGGCACCTGGCTTGAGAGCCAGCAGCCCGCCACAGCTGCCCAGAAGTTGCGCCTGGCCGTTCTGAAATCCGCCCACGACGCCGATATCGTGCTCGACCTGCACTGCGATGACGAGAGCCTCGTCCACATCTTCACCTCGCCCGAGTTGATGCCGGGCCTGCAGGATCTGGCCGATCGCATGGGCTCGGCCGCAACCCTCACCGCCGAGGACAGCGGCGGCGGCTCCTTCGACGAAGTCTTGCCCGCCCTCTATCGCAAGGCCCAGCGCGCCCATCCGGATCACCCCATTCCCATGGGTGCCGAAACCGCCACACTCGAATATCGCGGCCAGGCCGATGTCCATGACGAAACCGGCATCAAGGACGCAGAGCGCCTGTTCAACTTCTTCGCCGGCCGCAGTCTCATCGCCGCTACCCCTCCCCCAGCACAGCCCATGCCTGCCGCCACGCCCTTCGAGGCAACCGAAGTCCTCCGCGCCGACCGCCCCGGCCTCCTCGCCTATCGCGTCGGACTCGGCGATAGGGTGCGCAAGGGCGACGTCGTTGCCGACATCATCGCCATGGACGGCCCCGAAGCCTTCCTCGCCCGCACGCCCCTCCGTGCCGGCACCGATGGCTTCATCCTCTCCCGCGCCAGCGCCAAATATGCCGTGACGGGTTCATCCGTTGCAAAGATCGTCGGCACCCAAATCCTGCCCACACGCGCTGGCGGCTACCTGCTGGAAGATTAA
- a CDS encoding RNA polymerase sigma factor has protein sequence MAAEGTSFKREMLATLPSLRAFAVSLTGKHDKADDLVQDTVMKAWAKQSSFQMGTNIKAWLFTILRNEFYSQMRKRGREVQDSDGVFTERLSVHPSQYGSMDLEDFKKALSQLPDDQREAVILIGASGFSYEEAAAICECAVGTMKSRVSRARSRLGELLQISGEADYGPDALSAQVTSGNHSY, from the coding sequence ATGGCCGCCGAAGGAACTTCCTTCAAGCGCGAGATGCTGGCAACGCTGCCAAGTCTCCGCGCCTTCGCCGTTTCCCTGACGGGTAAGCACGACAAGGCAGACGATCTTGTCCAGGACACCGTGATGAAAGCCTGGGCAAAACAGTCCAGCTTCCAGATGGGCACCAATATCAAGGCCTGGCTCTTCACCATCCTGCGCAATGAATTCTACAGCCAGATGCGCAAGCGCGGACGCGAAGTTCAGGACAGCGACGGTGTGTTCACCGAGCGCCTGTCGGTGCATCCGTCGCAATATGGCTCGATGGATCTCGAGGATTTCAAGAAGGCATTGTCGCAATTGCCGGACGATCAGCGCGAAGCGGTCATCCTGATCGGCGCTTCGGGCTTTTCCTATGAAGAGGCTGCCGCCATCTGCGAATGCGCGGTGGGGACGATGAAAAGCCGGGTGAGCCGCGCACGATCGCGACTGGGGGAATTGCTGCAGATCAGCGGCGAGGCCGATTACGGCCCAGATGCCCTTTCGGCACAGGTGACCTCAGGCAACCATTCCTATTGA
- a CDS encoding cupin domain-containing protein: MSDQKFFAQPDETAWTELAPGNTRRVLIHTPELMQVEFGFEKGAVGALHSHPHVQVSYVAEGRFEVTIDGVTEVVGQGGSFIVPSGLVHGVVALERGRLIDVFTPHRADFL, encoded by the coding sequence ATGAGTGACCAGAAATTCTTTGCCCAACCCGATGAGACCGCATGGACCGAGCTGGCACCCGGCAATACGCGCCGGGTGCTGATCCACACGCCCGAATTGATGCAGGTGGAATTCGGCTTCGAGAAGGGGGCGGTGGGGGCGCTGCACAGCCATCCGCATGTCCAGGTGAGCTATGTCGCCGAAGGCCGTTTCGAGGTGACCATCGACGGGGTGACCGAAGTGGTGGGGCAAGGGGGCAGCTTCATCGTGCCGTCCGGGCTGGTTCATGGTGTGGTGGCGCTCGAAAGGGGGCGGCTTATCGACGTCTTCACGCCGCATCGCGCCGACTTTCTCTAG
- a CDS encoding DUF4326 domain-containing protein, producing the protein MRPARIVLSRRAGFDLQASSRALNGLPAQSVARPGPWGNPFSIDGVMAETGLARDAAQAEAVARHRLWIEGRLDAGRPAPPLADIRARLGGKNLACWCRAGTPCHVDTLIAFAND; encoded by the coding sequence ATGAGACCGGCCCGCATCGTGCTGTCGCGTCGGGCCGGGTTCGACCTGCAAGCGAGCTCGAGGGCGCTGAACGGGCTGCCGGCGCAATCGGTGGCGCGGCCCGGGCCATGGGGCAATCCGTTTTCGATAGACGGGGTGATGGCCGAAACGGGGCTGGCGCGGGACGCCGCGCAGGCCGAGGCTGTGGCGCGTCACAGGTTGTGGATCGAGGGTCGGCTGGACGCCGGGCGCCCGGCACCGCCACTGGCCGACATCCGCGCGCGACTGGGGGGCAAGAACCTTGCCTGCTGGTGCCGTGCGGGGACGCCATGCCATGTCGACACCCTGATCGCTTTTGCCAACGATTAG
- a CDS encoding DUF1328 domain-containing protein, with amino-acid sequence MLYYALVFLVIALIAGVLGFGGIAGASAGIAQILFFLFLAFLVISLVVGFFRRT; translated from the coding sequence ATGCTGTACTATGCTCTCGTCTTTCTGGTCATCGCGCTGATCGCAGGTGTTCTTGGCTTCGGCGGTATTGCCGGCGCTTCGGCAGGCATCGCCCAGATTCTGTTCTTCCTCTTTTTGGCCTTCCTGGTCATTTCGCTGGTCGTCGGCTTCTTCCGCCGCACCTAA
- a CDS encoding response regulator: MSLSTRIAPHLPYLRRFSRAVTGSQTSGDAYVAATLETLIADISLFPEASSDRIALYKLFSALFSSSAVTVPQPASSFVWEQRAAANLANLAPRPRQAFLLVAVEGFTHAQAAEILSVSDQEFAGLLDQASTEISRQVATEIMIIEDEPLIAMDIEQMVESLGHKVVSIARTHKEAVDLFNQTQPRMILADIQLADGSSGIDAVNDILNTHAVPVIFITAFPERLLTGERPEPTFLVTKPFNPDMVKALISQALFFDDGSRAAA, translated from the coding sequence ATGTCTTTGTCCACGCGGATTGCTCCGCACCTGCCCTATCTGCGCCGGTTCTCCCGAGCCGTCACAGGATCGCAGACATCGGGCGATGCCTATGTGGCAGCCACGCTCGAAACCCTGATTGCCGATATTTCGCTCTTCCCTGAAGCGTCCAGCGATCGCATCGCGCTCTATAAGCTCTTCTCGGCTCTGTTCTCGTCCTCCGCTGTGACCGTTCCGCAGCCGGCTTCGAGCTTCGTTTGGGAACAGCGCGCCGCCGCCAACCTCGCCAATCTCGCCCCCCGTCCGCGACAGGCTTTCCTGCTCGTTGCCGTCGAGGGCTTCACACATGCCCAGGCCGCCGAGATCCTGTCGGTGTCCGATCAGGAATTTGCCGGTCTTCTCGACCAGGCATCTACCGAAATTTCCCGTCAGGTCGCCACCGAGATCATGATCATCGAGGATGAGCCGCTGATCGCGATGGACATCGAGCAGATGGTGGAGAGCCTCGGCCATAAGGTCGTGAGCATCGCCCGCACCCACAAGGAAGCGGTGGATCTGTTCAACCAGACCCAGCCGCGCATGATCCTTGCCGATATTCAGCTCGCCGATGGCAGCTCGGGCATCGACGCGGTCAACGATATCCTCAATACCCACGCGGTTCCGGTGATCTTCATTACCGCTTTCCCTGAGCGCCTCCTGACTGGCGAGCGCCCGGAGCCGACCTTCCTCGTGACCAAGCCGTTCAACCCGGACATGGTCAAGGCACTGATCAGCCAGGCTCTCTTCTTCGACGACGGCTCCCGCGCTGCCGCCTGA
- the kduD gene encoding 2-dehydro-3-deoxy-D-gluconate 5-dehydrogenase KduD, which translates to MDLSAFGLAGKTVLVTGANTGIGQGIALSIGRAGGKVIGVGRSSMADTAALMAEQGADFAEVRADLGSTRDAQAMFDAAWAEHGPIDGLVNNAGIIKRVDAVDFTEADWDAVMDINLKTMFFLSQSIGRKALAEGRQARIVNIASMLSFQGGIRVASYTASKSGVLGITRLLANEWAARGINVNAVAPGYIETNNTEALRSDPDRSSAILGRIPAGRWGVPSDIGDAAVFLLAPASRYMHGAVIPVDGGWLAR; encoded by the coding sequence ATGGACCTGTCGGCTTTCGGACTTGCCGGCAAGACGGTGCTGGTCACCGGCGCCAATACCGGCATCGGGCAGGGAATAGCGCTTTCCATCGGCCGGGCCGGTGGCAAGGTGATCGGGGTCGGCCGCTCCAGCATGGCGGATACGGCGGCGCTGATGGCGGAGCAGGGCGCCGACTTTGCGGAAGTGCGCGCCGATCTGGGCTCGACCAGGGACGCGCAGGCCATGTTCGACGCGGCCTGGGCAGAACATGGACCCATCGATGGGCTCGTCAACAATGCGGGGATCATCAAGCGCGTCGATGCGGTGGACTTCACTGAGGCCGACTGGGACGCGGTGATGGACATCAATCTCAAGACGATGTTCTTCCTCAGCCAGTCCATTGGCCGCAAGGCGCTGGCGGAAGGGCGGCAGGCGCGGATCGTCAATATTGCCTCGATGCTGAGCTTTCAGGGCGGCATCAGGGTGGCAAGCTATACCGCCTCCAAGAGCGGCGTGCTGGGGATCACCCGGCTCCTGGCCAATGAATGGGCAGCCCGGGGAATCAACGTGAATGCCGTTGCCCCGGGCTATATCGAGACCAACAACACCGAAGCGCTGCGCAGCGACCCGGATCGTTCGAGCGCGATCCTTGGACGCATTCCGGCGGGCCGCTGGGGCGTGCCGTCCGATATCGGAGACGCTGCGGTTTTCCTTCTGGCGCCGGCATCCAGGTACATGCATGGCGCCGTCATTCCGGTCGATGGCGGCTGGCTTGCGAGGTAG
- the uxuA gene encoding mannonate dehydratase: MRQTWRWFGPKDLTSIDDITQAGAAGIVSALHHVPNGVVWTPEEIAKRHREIGTRKDGTASGLTWDVVESLPVSEDVKKQKGDWRTHIANYKVSMQHLADSGIETICYNFMPVLDWTRTDLRWTVAHGGSCMRFDINDFAAFDIHILQRPGAAADFTNAIADEAGRRFEAMSEDDKKQLARNVTMGLPGSTESMTLTDVQAHLDEYGAISADQLRKHFIDFLEEVVPVAEDLGLRLCCHPDDPPFALLGLPRIMSTEADYRTILDAVDSPANGMTFCTGSLGARPDNDLPGIVERFGPKIHFLHLRNVKRDNDDIAGSFYEAEHLGGDTDMVAVIAAVIREERRRKAEGRKDWEIPMRPDHGQDILDDLGRRSQPGYPTIGRMKGLAELRGVMTALEHAEWGLAGR, from the coding sequence GTGCGACAGACATGGCGTTGGTTCGGCCCCAAGGACCTCACCAGCATCGACGATATCACTCAGGCCGGCGCCGCCGGCATTGTGAGCGCCCTGCACCATGTGCCCAATGGCGTGGTCTGGACGCCCGAGGAGATCGCCAAACGCCATCGCGAGATCGGCACCCGCAAGGACGGTACGGCTTCGGGGCTGACCTGGGACGTGGTGGAGAGCCTGCCCGTCAGCGAGGACGTCAAGAAGCAGAAGGGCGACTGGCGAACCCATATCGCCAATTACAAGGTGTCGATGCAGCATCTGGCGGATTCGGGCATCGAGACGATCTGCTACAATTTCATGCCGGTGCTGGACTGGACACGCACCGACCTGCGCTGGACGGTGGCGCATGGCGGCTCGTGCATGCGGTTCGACATCAATGATTTTGCCGCCTTCGACATCCATATCCTGCAGCGGCCCGGCGCGGCCGCCGACTTCACCAATGCCATTGCGGACGAAGCGGGACGACGCTTCGAGGCGATGAGCGAGGATGACAAGAAGCAACTGGCGCGCAATGTGACCATGGGCCTGCCGGGCTCGACCGAGTCCATGACGCTGACCGACGTGCAGGCCCACCTGGACGAATATGGCGCGATCAGCGCTGACCAATTGCGCAAGCACTTCATCGATTTTCTCGAGGAAGTGGTGCCGGTGGCCGAGGATCTGGGGCTGCGACTCTGCTGTCACCCGGACGATCCCCCGTTTGCGCTGCTCGGGCTGCCGCGCATCATGTCGACGGAAGCCGATTATCGAACCATTCTGGATGCCGTGGACAGTCCTGCCAATGGCATGACGTTCTGCACCGGTTCGCTGGGTGCACGGCCCGACAATGACCTGCCGGGGATCGTCGAGCGGTTCGGGCCCAAGATCCACTTTCTGCATCTGCGCAACGTCAAGCGCGACAATGACGACATTGCCGGCTCGTTCTACGAAGCCGAGCACCTGGGCGGGGATACCGACATGGTGGCGGTGATCGCTGCCGTGATCCGCGAGGAACGCCGCCGCAAGGCGGAGGGACGCAAGGATTGGGAAATCCCGATGCGGCCGGACCATGGCCAGGACATTCTCGATGATCTCGGTCGTCGCTCGCAGCCAGGCTATCCGACCATTGGGCGCATGAAGGGCCTTGCCGAATTGCGGGGCGTGATGACGGCGCTGGAACATGCCGAGTGGGGACTGGCCGGGCGCTGA
- a CDS encoding NepR family anti-sigma factor, with the protein MSQERGRTRPGQADDGLGPTSDIGSRLRALYGAVQEEGVPDQLLDLLEKLDSAENAQKGGANKRDGE; encoded by the coding sequence GTGAGCCAGGAACGTGGGCGAACGCGGCCGGGGCAGGCTGACGACGGACTCGGGCCGACCTCCGATATCGGGTCGCGCCTGCGCGCGCTCTATGGAGCGGTGCAGGAAGAGGGGGTGCCGGACCAGCTTCTGGACCTGCTCGAAAAGCTGGACAGCGCCGAGAATGCCCAAAAGGGCGGTGCGAACAAGCGGGACGGGGAGTAA
- a CDS encoding ABC transporter permease subunit produces the protein MLDDIAFWVGYLTNGKHLTWYASFQFTIFAALMGGALAVVFGLTGATLKNSRFLPLRLIGTFYSAIVRGVPDVLFFLFFPLAFEQAVEWVIATQVCSPEAIAAQTAPWPPCREANWFLGTWEYLLLASVSLGLVYGAFASNVIHGAMRSVPQGQLEAARAYGMSARQVLWRVHIRQMWVYALPGLSNVWMLIIKATSLLSLLQIADIVLWADRLGAPNYLPAVGLVHDDWRWRYYLVLFIFYILVTWLSERAFEAIMRRAGRGILSEAQG, from the coding sequence ATGCTCGACGACATCGCCTTCTGGGTCGGCTACCTTACCAATGGGAAGCACCTGACCTGGTATGCCAGCTTTCAGTTCACGATCTTCGCGGCCCTCATGGGTGGCGCGCTGGCTGTCGTCTTTGGGCTGACCGGCGCCACACTGAAGAATTCGCGCTTCCTGCCCCTGCGTCTCATCGGCACGTTCTATTCGGCCATCGTGCGGGGCGTGCCGGATGTGCTGTTCTTCCTGTTCTTCCCGCTCGCCTTCGAGCAGGCCGTCGAATGGGTCATTGCCACCCAGGTCTGTTCCCCCGAGGCCATCGCCGCCCAGACCGCCCCCTGGCCGCCCTGTCGCGAAGCGAACTGGTTCCTGGGCACCTGGGAATACCTCCTTTTGGCCAGCGTCTCGCTCGGCCTCGTCTATGGCGCCTTTGCCAGCAATGTCATTCACGGCGCCATGCGCTCGGTGCCCCAGGGCCAGCTCGAAGCCGCACGCGCCTATGGCATGAGCGCCCGCCAGGTGCTCTGGCGGGTCCATATCCGCCAGATGTGGGTCTATGCCCTGCCCGGGCTCTCCAATGTCTGGATGCTCATCATCAAGGCGACCTCCTTGCTCTCGCTGCTGCAGATTGCCGACATCGTGCTCTGGGCCGACCGACTGGGCGCTCCCAATTATTTGCCCGCCGTGGGCCTCGTGCACGATGATTGGCGCTGGCGCTACTATCTCGTGCTCTTCATTTTTTACATTCTCGTCACCTGGCTGTCCGAGCGCGCCTTCGAGGCCATCATGCGCCGTGCCGGCCGCGGTATTCTGAGCGAGGCGCAGGGCTGA